From a single Lolium rigidum isolate FL_2022 chromosome 7, APGP_CSIRO_Lrig_0.1, whole genome shotgun sequence genomic region:
- the LOC124676161 gene encoding DEAD-box ATP-dependent RNA helicase 57-like: MEKTSLSSALFAGTRFDRKRFAGDIARFRKGGTPAAAPEAAPPPPAPEKKRKRKSKNNAKKIKKKKKRADGAPSDVVEGFSVFKGAELKDAAADDSVEVEPRKDEDTEAERRRKEAEREIERAAILRKRFDIHISGHNVPAPLESFEELVSRYGCDSYLVGNLSKLGFQEPTPIQRQAISILLSGRECFACAPTGSGKTLAFLLPILMKIKPGSKGAVKAVILCPTRELAAQTTRECKKFAKGRKFSIKLVTKDLSQDGNFKDMHCDILVSTPLRLNHAIQKRDLDLSRVEYLVLDESDKLFELGFVEVIDSVVKACSNPSIIRSLFSATLPETIEALARTIMHDAVRVIVGRKNSASSLIKQRLIFTGTERGKLIALRQSFAESLNPPVLIFVQSKERAKELYKELAFDDIRADVIHGDLSEEQREDAVDNLRAGKSWVLIATEVLARGMDFKGVNCVINYDFPESASAYIHRIGRSGRAGRSGEAITFFTEEDKPFLRNIANVLVSSGCEVPSWMVALPKLKSRKHRVDRDHISFLTDED, translated from the exons atggagaagacgaGCCTCTCGTCGGCGCTGTTCGCCGGCACCCGCTTCGACcgcaagcgcttcgccggcgacaTCGCCCGCTTCCGGAAGGGCGGCACCCCTGCCGCCGCCCCCgaagccgcgccgccgccgccggccccggaGAAGAAGCGGAAGCGCAAGAGCAAGAACAACGCCAAGAAgattaagaagaagaagaagcgcgcCGATGGGGCCCCCTCTG ATGTTGTGGAGGGGTTCAGCGTGTTCAAGGGGGCGGAGCTGAAGGATGCTGCTGCGGACGACTCTGTGGAGGTGGAGCCGCGGAAGGATGAGGACACAGAAGCTGAACGGCGGCGGAAGGAAGCCGAGAGGGAAATCGAG AGAGCTGCCATTCTCCGCAAGAGATTTGACATCCACATTTCGGGTCACAATGTCCCAGCACCGCTTGAGAGCTTTGAAGAACTGGTTTCGAG GTATGGCTGTGATTCATATTTGGTTGGGAACCTGTCAAAACTTGGATTTCAAGAGCCTACACCTATCCAAAGGCAGGCCATATCCATTCTTCTTTCA GGCAGGGAATGCTTTGCTTGTGCACCTACAGGCTCTGGCAAGACGCTGGCTTTCTTGCTCCCGATACTTATGAAAATCAAG CCAGGGTCCAAAGGAGCTGTCAAAGCTGTTATTCTTTGCCCGACAAGGGAATTGGCAGCACAAACTACCAGAGAATGCAAGAAGTTTGCAAAGGGAAGGAAGTTCTCTATCAAGCTAGTGACCAAGGATCTTTCGCAAGATGGGAATTTCAAGGATATGCACTGTGATATCCTTGTATCCACCCCCCTTCGTTTGAACCATGCTATACAAAAAAGAGACCTTGACTTAAGTAG GGTGGAGTACCTTGTCTTGGATGAGTCTGATAAGCTTTTTGAGCTTGGATTTGTTGAAGTGATAGACTCAGTTGTTAAAGCATGCTCAAACCCTTCAATAATCCGATCTTTGTTCAGTGCCACATTGCCTGAAACAATTGAGGCTCTTGCACGCACAATAATGCATGATGCTGTTCGGGTCATTGTGGGAAGAAA GAATTCAGCATCCTCACTGATTAAGCAACGGTTAATTTTTACTGGAACTGAGAGGGGGAAGTTGATAGCTCTTCGCCAAAGCTTTGCAGAA TCCCTGAATCCTCCGGTGCTGATATTTGTTCAAAGTAAAGAGAGGGCAAAAGAGCTCTACAAGGAACTGGCATTTGATGACATTAGAGCCGATGTAATTCATGGAGACCTTAGTGAAGAGCAG CGCGAAGATGCTGTTGACAACTTGAGAGCTGGCAAGAGTTGGGTACTAATAGCAACGGAGGTCCTTGCCCGTGGAATGGATTTCAAAGGTGTCAACTGCGTAATCAACTACGATTTTCCAGAGTCTGCTTCTGCCTATATTCACAGAATAG GGCGGTCTGGAAGAGCAGGCAGATCGGGGGAGGCGATCACGTTCTTCACAGAGGAGGACAAGCCATTCCTGCGCAACATTGCGAATGTGCTGGTATCTTCAGGCTGCGAGGTTCCTTCCTGGATGGTGGCATTGCCGAAGCTCAAGAGCAGGAAGCACAGGGTGGACAGGGACCACATTTCCTTTTTAACTGATGAAGATTGA